In the Microcoleus sp. AS-A8 genome, GAAAAAAAACTTGAACATTTCCAAGATGCGTTAGTCGAGTTGGTGCCCATGCTCATACTGCCAAAGCAGCCAGTATCACTTCTTTTCGACTCTCCCGTTAATTCCAAAAACGGTGTCATGCGAAGGGTTAAAAGTCTACTTATTTCGGATGCAACTAAAGGGAATAACCAACATAACAATGGAAGCCGAATCGTTTAAAGTCCTTTTGGTTGAGGGCAACCTCCAAGAAGCTGCACGTTTTGAAAAGTTCTTATCACAAGCCCGAAGGATAAGCTTTGAGCGGACTCATGCTCAGCGGCTTGATCAGGCGCTTAAGCTCTTGGAGCGAAACAGATTTGATGTCATTCTATTAAACCTCTCTTTGCCCGATAGTCAGGGGATGGAGGCTGTAGTGAGCGTCCGTGCCAAAGCATCCCTCACACCCATTGTTGTGGTGACCGATCTTGAGCATGAAGGTCTAGCCATGAAGGCCATAACCTCCAGTGATCAGGAGTATTTGATCAAAGAAGAAGTGAACAGCCCTTTGCTGGTTTACGTTCTGCGCTATGCCATTGAGCGCCACCAAGCTCAGATTGCCCTGGCCAAGTCGCAGCAACAAATGGTCAGCATTGTAGAAAGTATTAGCGATGCCTTCTTTGCCTTAAATCACCAATGGCAGTTTACTTACATCAACGGGCAAGCCGCACAGCTTTTCGATAAAACCCCTGATGAACTCCTCGGTAAAACCTTGTGGGATGAGCTTCCCGAACACGCTAACTCCATTTGCTTTGAGCAATATCACAAGGTAGTAAACGAGCAGGTTTGTGTCATATTTGAACAATTTTGTTCCCATCGTAACCTCTCCTATGAAGTCCGAGCCTACCCCTCTCCAGACGGACTCTACGCTTATCTCCACATTCGCGAGACTTGTGGCGAGGTTCGCTTACGCCAGCAGGTTGAGCAAGCACTAGAACGAGAGCGCCAGCAATTGCGGGAGATTATTGCCAATGCTCCCGTTGCCATCGCCATGTTCGATACACAGATGCGCTGTCTGGTGCATTCTCACAAGTGGTCAATGGATTACGGCTTAGAAGGACAGTCCATGATGGGTCGGACGCTGTGTGAGGTTTTTTCCGACTTTCCACACCGCTGGCAGGCTGTGGTGCAACGCGCGTTAAACGGTGAAGTCTTGTCCCAGCCGGAAGATAAGTGGGAACGAGAAGATGGTTCCACTCTCTACCTCCGTTGGGCCGTTCAACCTTGGTCTACCCCCGAAGGCTCCGTGGGGGGTGTGGTGATTGCTACCGACCGAATCAACGAGTTGGTAGAAGCCAGAGAAGCGGCATTAGAAAACTCGCGACTCAAATCCCAATTTCTCGCCAATATGAGTCACGAAATCCGCACCCCCATGAATGGGGTGTTGGGGATGACCGAATTGCTGGCAAAAACAGACCTTAATCCTGAACAAGTAGACTTTGTGCAGACGCTACGCGTCAGTGCCGAGAATTTGCTGACGCTGCTCAACGACATTCTCGACTTTTCCAAACTGGAAGCCAGTGAAATGCGTCTGGAGATTCAAGAATTTGACTTAAACCGCTGCATAGAAGATGTTGCGGATTTATTGGCAACCGCAGCTCAGAGCAAAGGGTTAGAATTAGCCGTTTTAATTGATAATAATGTGCCGCGACAGTTACTGGGGGATGCTCATCGACTGCGGCAGATTTTGATGAATTTGGTTGGGAATGCGATCAAATTTACGTTTGCGGGAGAAGTGGTGATTCAAGTGTCCTTAGAATTTGAGACTTCGACCTATTCTGAACTACGATTTTCCGTAACGGATACAGGGATCGGCATTGCACCCGCAGACCAAAAGAAGCTGTTTCAATCCTTTTCCCAAGTGGATACTTCCAGCACGCGGCAGCATGGAGGTAGCGGCTTAGGCTTAGCCATTTGTAAGCAGTTGGTAGAACTGATGGGGGGTGAAATCGGCGTTGCCAGTCGAGGGGGAGCTTTCGTGGCGGGGCGGTGGTCGGTGAAAGTGGCTTCACAGCAGGGAAAAAAGAGCAGGAAATCTGCCGTTTTCCTGCCGAGAGGAGCCGAAACACCAGAGAAACCGGAGAAATTTTTCCCACCCTGTGTACTAGCGTGCCCTGCTGAGCTTCCTAAAATCACGCCTCCAACCCTACCATCCCCGCTCCCCCTATCCTCCTGTCCCAAGCAGGGGTCAACTTTCTGGTTCACCTTACCACTGGTGAAACAAGCGAGTAATCTAGCTACGCCACCACCCGCTCTTGATTTGGTTGGGTTGAAATTGTTAATTGTCAGTGGTAACGCCACCATTCGGAAAGTGGTGCATTCTCTGGCAATCTTTTGGGGAATGGATGTCTTGGAAGCGTCCAGTTGTGAAGAAGCTGTCACGGTTTGGCGATCTGTTGAGCGCAAAAACCAGTTTATTGATGTCGCAATTTTTGACTTGAACTTGCTAGACAGGGAAAGCGAAAGTGTCAGAGCGGCTTTGGCTTTAGTGCTTCAAACCCAGAGTGCCAGTCAGGCTGCGACTGATTTAACCCGTAACACTGGCACAAACGCCTGGGAGTCGGTTAATTTACCCGGTTCTAGTCACACAACAGGGCTACATAGCTCAACAAAGTGGTTGCTGATGAACTCGGTGCAAGAGCGATCGCTGGCGTTACGTCTGATGGATTTGGGGTTTAGTGGGTGTATCACCAAGCCCTTGAAAGCCTCTAAGCTATTGGGTTGTCTCAGGCAGGTTTTGATGCCCTTGGATGAGTTGAAGCATCCGAGTCAGGTTACTGTGCTTCAACCGCCCTTACTAACGCCAAAGAGCGTATCCTACCGCTCAAAGGTGAAAATTTTGTTGGTAGAAGATACTCCGACTAACCAAAAAGTTGTACTCAATCAATTGAAAATGTTGGGTTATGAGGCCGATTGTGTAGTTAACGGCAGACAAGCACTCGACTTGCTAACGCGGTGTCTCAGCTTAGCTGGGACTGGCGAGCAAAAACTGTTGGCAGGGGAAGACAGTGAAATGGATGCTCTAGTGATGGCGTCCCAGTGGGATGAAGTCCGAATCGGAGAATTTCCTCACGTCACGCCCGAACTGGGCGTCGATAACACTCCGATTGTTGCGAATGCTTGGCGAACGCTCCGTACTGCCCCTTTGGAGCCATCACGAACAGCTGTTCGTTCGCTGATGCCGTCATCTGCTTCCCCCTATGACATTATCCTGATGGACTGTCAGATGCCTATTATGGATGGTTACGAAGCCACCCACCACTTGCGTGCCTTTGAAGGTGCATCGCGTCGAACAGTCGTGATTGCGATGACAGCAAATGCTTTGGTAGGCGATCGCGAAAAGTGTCTGGCGGCAGACATGGATGACTACATCAGCAAACCCGTAAGGCTAGAAGAATTGGAACAAGTGTTAGAGCGTTGGCTACCGCCGCGAGTCAAGGAATTAGCCAGTTTAGGAATCAAAGAGCCAGAATTCCCATCCGGGCACTTGAGCATTGCCACGACTCAAAACTCACCACCATTGACTCCCAACGTTTATCACCTCTCTAGTCCCTTAA is a window encoding:
- a CDS encoding response regulator, with product MEAESFKVLLVEGNLQEAARFEKFLSQARRISFERTHAQRLDQALKLLERNRFDVILLNLSLPDSQGMEAVVSVRAKASLTPIVVVTDLEHEGLAMKAITSSDQEYLIKEEVNSPLLVYVLRYAIERHQAQIALAKSQQQMVSIVESISDAFFALNHQWQFTYINGQAAQLFDKTPDELLGKTLWDELPEHANSICFEQYHKVVNEQVCVIFEQFCSHRNLSYEVRAYPSPDGLYAYLHIRETCGEVRLRQQVEQALERERQQLREIIANAPVAIAMFDTQMRCLVHSHKWSMDYGLEGQSMMGRTLCEVFSDFPHRWQAVVQRALNGEVLSQPEDKWEREDGSTLYLRWAVQPWSTPEGSVGGVVIATDRINELVEAREAALENSRLKSQFLANMSHEIRTPMNGVLGMTELLAKTDLNPEQVDFVQTLRVSAENLLTLLNDILDFSKLEASEMRLEIQEFDLNRCIEDVADLLATAAQSKGLELAVLIDNNVPRQLLGDAHRLRQILMNLVGNAIKFTFAGEVVIQVSLEFETSTYSELRFSVTDTGIGIAPADQKKLFQSFSQVDTSSTRQHGGSGLGLAICKQLVELMGGEIGVASRGGAFVAGRWSVKVASQQGKKSRKSAVFLPRGAETPEKPEKFFPPCVLACPAELPKITPPTLPSPLPLSSCPKQGSTFWFTLPLVKQASNLATPPPALDLVGLKLLIVSGNATIRKVVHSLAIFWGMDVLEASSCEEAVTVWRSVERKNQFIDVAIFDLNLLDRESESVRAALALVLQTQSASQAATDLTRNTGTNAWESVNLPGSSHTTGLHSSTKWLLMNSVQERSLALRLMDLGFSGCITKPLKASKLLGCLRQVLMPLDELKHPSQVTVLQPPLLTPKSVSYRSKVKILLVEDTPTNQKVVLNQLKMLGYEADCVVNGRQALDLLTRCLSLAGTGEQKLLAGEDSEMDALVMASQWDEVRIGEFPHVTPELGVDNTPIVANAWRTLRTAPLEPSRTAVRSLMPSSASPYDIILMDCQMPIMDGYEATHHLRAFEGASRRTVVIAMTANALVGDREKCLAADMDDYISKPVRLEELEQVLERWLPPRVKELASLGIKEPEFPSGHLSIATTQNSPPLTPNVYHLSSPLTIPPSVAKHANEVPVDLERLSELSRGDTEFLKELLQVFLEDALVYLEELKNALAVGDCTTLARRAHQLKGSSATVAIYKMPEIAAELERQAENNQLLGASELLVELDEILECIQAFISEG